The Armatimonadota bacterium genomic sequence AAATCAATCTGGTCCAGGCGCTGCTGGGTGGTGTCGGCTGCGCCTTGCAGCTCGGCCTCCATCTCCTGCTTGAACTGCTCGGTCACGATGACGTGCAGCAGGATCGGGCGCGTGATCGTCAGGCTCGCCATCAATTGCCTCCCGACGCCAACAGCGTTGGCGCCCAGCCCGGGAATCGGGCTCCCACGCGGTCTCGGTCGTGAACGGAGCGAAGGCGCTCAGTCCTCCGCGTGCTTATTGATATCCACCCAGATGTTCTTGTTCTGCCGCGCGCCCGCGGCCTTGACCACGGCGCGCAGCGAATTGGCTATGCGACCGCCCTTGCCGATGACGCGGCCCATGTCATCGTCCGCGACGCGCACCTCGAAGATGACGCTGCGCTCCCCTTCCACCTGCGTCACCACCACGCGGTCGGGCTCATCCACCAGCGCCCTGACGATCATCTCGATCAGCTCTTTCACCGTCACCACCTCCACCATCCGGACCTGGCTGTGCCGCGATAGGCGCTATCGGCAACGCGGGGCATGGGGCACTCACGGAGCCCGCGCCGGGGACGTGGCAGTATGTGTCAGGCTATGCTTGCGTCTGATCGGTCTCGGGTTCGGCGGCGCCGGCGGACTCCCCGGTCGTGGCGGCGCCGGCATCTGCGGGCGGTTCCGCTGCCGGCTCGGGGGCTGTTGCCGCCGCCTGCGGCGCGGGCGCGGCGGCCTCCGGGGTGGTCGCCGCAGGCTCGTGCCTGGCCGCCATCTCCGGCGGCACCGGCTTGCCCTGGGATTCGTAGAACTTGCTCATGATCCCCCGCTGCACCAGCAGGTCGCCCACCGTTTCCGTCGGCTGCGCGCCCCGCCCGAGCCACTTGAGGGCGAGCTCCGCGTCGATCTCGAACTCGTGGGGCTGGCGCGTGGGGTTGTAGTAACCTATGACCTCGATGAAGCGTCCATCACGCGGAAATCGCGAGTCCGCCACCACCACGCGGTAGCGAGGCTGGTTCCTGGCTCCGGTTCTGCGCAGGCGAATCTTAACGGCCATGGGTTGCTACCTCTCTCGCGATCAGTTGACTAATGGGCGCTGCGCGCTCTCTGATTCGTCGTTCGCAGCCCGCGGCTACGAGCCCGGAAAGGCTATCCGCGGCAGCTTGCCGCGCCTCTCCATTTCGGCGAAACGATGGTACGTATCCTTGAGCTGGCGGAACTGGTTGAGAAGCTGGTTGACCGCCTGCGGGGAGGTGCCGCTGCCCTGGGCGATGCGCCGCCGCCTGCCTCCCTTGACCAGCTCCGGATGCGCCCGCTCGTAGGGGGTCATGGACTGAATAATCGCCTTGAGCTGCTTGATGCGCGACGGGTCAATCTCCACCTCCCGCGGCAGCCGCAGCTGGCGAAAGCCTGGGATCAGCTCGAGCAACTGGTCGAGCGGGCCCATCTTCGACATCTGGTCGAGCTGATCCCGGAAATCGTTGAGGTCGAAGCTGCGGGTGCGCAGCTTACGCTCCAGGGTCGCCGCCTGCTTCTCGTCCAGCGCCGACTCGGCGCGCTCGATCAGGGTCAAGACGTCGCCCATGCCCAGGATGCGTGATACCATGCGGTCGGGG encodes the following:
- a CDS encoding KH domain-containing protein — encoded protein: MKELIEMIVRALVDEPDRVVVTQVEGERSVIFEVRVADDDMGRVIGKGGRIANSLRAVVKAAGARQNKNIWVDINKHAED